One genomic region from Leifsonia sp. Root1293 encodes:
- a CDS encoding carbohydrate ABC transporter permease: MTTLLNEVVTSSEQVADHPAPPRRRRRRISGWHFFLAPVALLFLIPFVQMLLASLSPAKELVTFPPPFIPSRLTLDGYVGLFRDTDVVLWFGNTLLVSLVAIVSNMILCSLAGYGFARLKFRGRTFGFFAIVATIMIPTQLLMIPTYIMFSKLGLLDGLGAAIVPWLATAFGIFLMRQFFLSLPAELEEAGRIDGCTQWQVFFRIVLPLAKPALATLAIFTLLGSWNDLVWPLIAINNDQAFTLQLGIANFQSTRRTQWELLMAGNVVATLPLILFFLFAQRQFIQTMTFSGLKG, translated from the coding sequence ATGACAACCCTGCTGAACGAAGTCGTCACCTCCTCCGAGCAGGTGGCCGACCACCCCGCACCGCCCCGCCGACGCCGGAGGCGCATCAGCGGCTGGCACTTCTTCCTCGCTCCCGTCGCGCTGCTCTTCCTCATCCCGTTCGTGCAGATGCTGCTCGCCTCGCTCTCGCCGGCGAAGGAACTCGTGACGTTCCCGCCGCCGTTCATCCCGTCGCGGCTCACTCTCGACGGCTACGTCGGCCTCTTCCGCGACACCGACGTCGTGCTGTGGTTCGGCAACACGCTGCTCGTCTCGCTGGTGGCGATCGTGTCGAACATGATCCTGTGCTCCCTGGCCGGCTACGGTTTCGCTCGCCTCAAGTTCCGCGGCCGCACCTTCGGGTTCTTCGCCATCGTCGCGACCATCATGATCCCGACCCAGCTGCTCATGATCCCCACGTACATCATGTTCTCGAAGCTCGGTCTGCTCGACGGACTGGGCGCGGCGATCGTTCCGTGGCTCGCGACGGCGTTCGGCATCTTCCTCATGCGGCAGTTCTTCCTGTCGCTGCCGGCCGAACTCGAGGAGGCCGGTCGCATCGACGGCTGCACGCAGTGGCAGGTGTTCTTCCGCATCGTGCTGCCGCTGGCCAAGCCCGCCCTCGCGACACTCGCGATCTTCACCCTGCTCGGGTCGTGGAACGACCTCGTCTGGCCGCTCATCGCGATCAACAACGACCAGGCGTTCACGCTGCAGCTCGGAATCGCGAACTTCCAGTCGACCAGGCGCACCCAGTGGGAGCTGCTCATGGCCGGCAACGTCGTGGCCACACTGCCGCTGATCCTGTTCTTCCTGTTCGCCCAGCGCCAGTTCATCCAGACGATGACCTTCTCGGGACTCAAGGGATGA
- a CDS encoding DUF4397 domain-containing protein has protein sequence MRRTIRTTPVRRRLIAGATAFTAVALASLGLAAAPALAATRTAPADAGWVRVGHLSPDTVAVDVRLTPADGGAAPVELDDVSYGQVSPYAALAAGDYELTMVPTGAPAGTTPVIATEVAVTAGVANTVAAYGLNDSLQTLSLGDDLTSPAAGEARIRVVSASTQVDSVDVTTTTGVAIATGALSGTATDYASVPSGPWDLVVTTPDAASYDASVTVDPGTISTLFVLDNASGGLTVMPVLDSSAAGDAPDGSLDTGGGALRDAGGAGALGAAGASATAPLTLIAGFLAAVVQAATAALR, from the coding sequence ATGAGAAGGACGATACGAACGACCCCGGTGCGCCGCCGGCTGATCGCAGGCGCCACCGCTTTCACCGCAGTCGCGCTCGCCAGCCTCGGCCTCGCCGCAGCGCCAGCACTGGCGGCCACCCGCACTGCCCCAGCCGACGCCGGCTGGGTGCGGGTCGGACACCTCTCGCCGGACACCGTCGCCGTCGACGTGCGACTCACTCCCGCTGACGGTGGGGCGGCACCGGTCGAGCTGGACGACGTGAGCTACGGCCAGGTGTCTCCGTACGCCGCTCTGGCGGCCGGCGACTACGAGCTCACGATGGTGCCGACGGGCGCGCCTGCCGGCACCACGCCCGTCATCGCGACCGAGGTCGCCGTCACGGCCGGCGTGGCCAACACGGTGGCGGCCTACGGCCTGAACGACTCCCTGCAGACCTTGTCTCTGGGCGACGACCTCACCAGCCCGGCCGCCGGCGAGGCCCGCATCCGCGTCGTCTCGGCATCGACCCAGGTGGATTCGGTCGACGTCACCACCACCACCGGCGTCGCCATAGCGACCGGGGCACTATCGGGCACGGCCACCGACTACGCGAGCGTTCCCAGCGGCCCGTGGGACCTCGTCGTCACGACGCCCGATGCCGCCAGCTACGACGCCTCGGTCACTGTCGACCCCGGTACCATCAGCACGCTGTTCGTTCTCGACAACGCCTCGGGCGGGCTCACCGTCATGCCCGTGCTCGACAGCTCGGCTGCCGGCGACGCCCCCGACGGATCGCTCGACACCGGCGGAGGAGCCCTCCGCGACGCCGGCGGTGCGGGTGCGCTCGGCGCCGCTGGCGCCAGCGCCACCGCGCCACTCACCCTCATCGCGGGCTTCCTCGCCGCCGTCGTGCAGGCCGCCACTGCAGCGCTGCGCTGA
- a CDS encoding carbohydrate ABC transporter permease, which produces MSVQEVARPEVVASVPDAAAPSRRAARRRQGRRAMLTGWGFVAPATLIILGLSIFPAAWAFLLSMQKWDGFSEATFVGGANYAKLVSDDEFWGAVWNTIGYTVLFVPASVLFGLFLAVALNRNIRGIGFYRTAIFVPFVASAAATGILSTYLFSPQYGLVNNVLRTLGLPEQGWLEDPAQAMVVIAIMSLWGQAAFTTVIYLAALQDIPSELLEAARIDGASRWQTFWRVVWPQLAPVTVFVSIWQTIGAIQLFDLVYTTTRGGPLDATKTIVYFLYEKAFKSLQFGYGSAAAYVLFAVTLLITIGVVVYSRRRNLEAF; this is translated from the coding sequence GTGAGCGTGCAGGAGGTCGCACGACCGGAGGTGGTGGCATCCGTTCCGGATGCGGCCGCTCCCAGCCGTCGCGCAGCCCGCCGTCGGCAGGGCCGGAGGGCGATGCTCACGGGATGGGGATTCGTGGCACCCGCCACCCTCATCATCCTGGGCCTGTCGATCTTCCCGGCAGCCTGGGCGTTCCTGCTGTCGATGCAGAAGTGGGACGGCTTCAGTGAGGCCACCTTCGTGGGCGGGGCCAACTACGCCAAGCTCGTCTCCGACGACGAGTTCTGGGGAGCCGTCTGGAACACCATCGGCTACACGGTGCTCTTCGTGCCGGCCTCGGTGCTGTTCGGGCTGTTCCTCGCGGTGGCCCTCAACCGCAACATCCGCGGCATCGGCTTCTACCGCACGGCGATCTTCGTGCCCTTCGTCGCCTCGGCCGCCGCCACGGGCATCCTTTCCACCTACCTGTTCAGCCCGCAGTACGGCCTCGTGAACAACGTGCTGCGCACCCTCGGCCTGCCGGAGCAGGGCTGGCTGGAGGACCCGGCCCAGGCCATGGTCGTCATCGCGATCATGTCGCTGTGGGGGCAGGCCGCATTCACCACGGTGATCTACCTCGCCGCCCTGCAGGACATCCCGTCCGAGCTGCTGGAGGCCGCCCGCATCGACGGCGCATCACGGTGGCAGACGTTCTGGCGGGTGGTCTGGCCGCAGCTCGCCCCGGTGACGGTGTTCGTGTCGATCTGGCAGACCATCGGCGCCATCCAGCTGTTCGACCTCGTCTACACGACCACCCGCGGCGGGCCGTTGGATGCGACCAAGACCATCGTCTACTTCCTCTACGAGAAGGCGTTCAAGAGCCTGCAGTTCGGCTACGGATCGGCCGCCGCCTACGTGTTGTTCGCCGTCACCCTGCTCATCACCATCGGCGTCGTGGTGTACTCGCGCCGCCGCAATCTCGAGGCGTTCTGA
- a CDS encoding carbohydrate kinase family protein: MTGVLVVGDANPDLILTGDTVPRFGQAEQLLDGADLVVGGSASIVACGLATLGVSTALIAAVGDDDFGRFMTDHLARLGVDTSAIVVDPSTPTGLSVILATSGDRSILTLPGTIPTLTAQAVLAAVDRLQPQHVHIASFFLQPMLAAGLPALFATVKERGITISLDTNWDPAERWAGLDEVLPLVDVFLPNREEVLAIARVTTDAAPDVSPDTAAAALAALGPRVVVKSGADGGVSVAADGRIVRAPGLVIDVVDTTGAGDSFDAGYLAALVAGVASEEERVRWAAVAGSLSTRGAGGTGFQATASELASHLASAAR, translated from the coding sequence ATGACGGGCGTGCTCGTCGTCGGCGACGCGAACCCCGACCTCATCCTGACCGGCGACACCGTGCCGCGCTTCGGCCAGGCCGAGCAACTGCTCGACGGAGCCGACCTCGTCGTGGGCGGTTCTGCATCGATCGTCGCCTGCGGACTCGCCACGCTCGGGGTCTCCACCGCCCTGATCGCCGCCGTCGGCGATGACGACTTCGGCCGCTTCATGACGGATCACCTGGCCAGGCTCGGCGTCGACACCAGCGCCATCGTCGTCGATCCCAGCACCCCGACGGGACTGAGCGTCATCCTGGCGACATCCGGCGACCGTTCCATCCTCACGCTGCCTGGCACCATTCCGACCCTCACGGCCCAGGCCGTGCTCGCCGCCGTCGACCGCCTGCAACCGCAGCACGTGCACATCGCCTCCTTCTTCCTGCAGCCGATGCTCGCGGCTGGCCTGCCTGCGCTGTTCGCCACGGTGAAAGAGCGCGGCATCACGATCTCGCTCGACACCAACTGGGATCCGGCCGAGCGGTGGGCTGGGCTCGACGAGGTGCTGCCGCTCGTCGACGTCTTCCTGCCGAATCGCGAGGAGGTTCTCGCCATCGCCCGGGTGACGACGGATGCGGCCCCTGATGTCAGCCCTGACACCGCGGCCGCGGCTCTTGCAGCACTCGGCCCCCGCGTCGTCGTGAAGTCGGGCGCCGACGGTGGAGTATCGGTCGCCGCTGACGGCCGGATCGTTCGCGCCCCGGGGCTGGTGATCGACGTCGTCGACACCACCGGAGCGGGCGACAGCTTCGACGCCGGCTATCTCGCGGCGCTCGTCGCGGGCGTCGCGTCCGAGGAGGAGCGCGTGCGCTGGGCCGCCGTCGCCGGTTCCCTGTCCACGCGCGGCGCAGGAGGCACGGGGTTCCAGGCCACCGCCAGCGAGCTCGCCAGCCACCTCGCATCCGCAGCACGATGA
- a CDS encoding low temperature requirement protein A has translation MTGFRAMVTGQLLTAETSREGDRVTTLELFFDLVYVFAFTQVTQLMAHGHSAESVLQGLAVLALIWWSWTSFAWLTNQAHADRGVVRVGIMLAIAIMFIVSLVIPESFDDLEGGLFAPMVFVVGITLVSIVHAVVYWIAAGEDAALRRQILRSVGITIVPVLVLTTVGALVGGAWQGWIWLGTAVLQGVIIFTTSHGGDWRIYSMAHFSERHGLIVILALGESVVATGVGVAELAISVPIIIGSLFAITLAVAMWWNYFHHLAGGAEHALQQREGRDRVDAATDVYTYLHPFVVAGIIIVALGVEQSMHDVESPEAIGYFAAWALGGGLSLYLATTGFIWARVSGQWSLLRFGAAVLALVLVPVIAEQVALVALPILVVVSVLLAVLEEALGPRAKVRRRPRRGAAAEGVIAATD, from the coding sequence ATGACGGGTTTCCGGGCGATGGTCACGGGTCAACTGCTCACGGCGGAGACCTCACGCGAGGGCGACAGGGTCACCACGCTGGAGCTCTTCTTCGACCTCGTCTACGTGTTCGCGTTCACCCAGGTGACGCAGCTGATGGCGCACGGTCACAGTGCCGAGAGCGTGCTCCAGGGGCTCGCGGTGCTCGCCCTCATCTGGTGGTCGTGGACCTCGTTCGCCTGGCTCACCAATCAGGCGCACGCCGACCGGGGAGTCGTTCGCGTGGGAATCATGCTGGCGATCGCCATCATGTTCATCGTGTCGCTCGTGATCCCCGAGAGCTTCGACGATCTCGAGGGCGGCCTGTTCGCCCCGATGGTGTTCGTGGTCGGCATCACGCTGGTGAGCATCGTGCACGCCGTCGTCTACTGGATCGCGGCGGGAGAGGATGCCGCGCTTCGCCGGCAGATCCTGCGCAGCGTCGGCATCACGATCGTTCCCGTGCTGGTGCTGACCACTGTCGGTGCTCTCGTCGGCGGCGCCTGGCAGGGCTGGATCTGGCTCGGGACGGCGGTGCTGCAGGGGGTCATCATCTTCACGACCTCGCACGGCGGCGACTGGCGCATCTACTCCATGGCCCACTTCTCGGAGCGGCACGGGCTCATCGTCATCCTGGCGTTGGGCGAGTCCGTCGTGGCGACGGGCGTCGGGGTCGCGGAGCTCGCCATCAGCGTGCCGATCATCATCGGGTCACTGTTCGCCATCACCCTGGCCGTCGCCATGTGGTGGAACTACTTCCACCACCTCGCGGGCGGCGCCGAGCACGCCCTGCAGCAGCGTGAGGGTCGCGACAGGGTGGATGCAGCCACCGACGTCTACACCTACCTGCATCCGTTCGTCGTGGCCGGCATCATCATCGTCGCGCTCGGCGTCGAGCAGTCGATGCACGATGTCGAATCTCCGGAGGCCATCGGCTACTTCGCGGCCTGGGCGCTGGGCGGCGGACTGTCGCTGTATCTGGCGACCACGGGATTCATCTGGGCGCGGGTGTCCGGCCAGTGGTCGCTGCTCCGCTTCGGCGCCGCCGTGCTGGCTCTCGTGCTCGTGCCGGTGATCGCCGAGCAGGTCGCGCTCGTGGCCCTCCCGATCCTTGTCGTGGTCTCGGTGCTGTTGGCCGTGCTCGAGGAGGCACTCGGGCCGCGGGCCAAGGTGCGGCGGCGCCCACGGCGGGGCGCGGCCGCAGAGGGAGTGATCGCCGCAACCGACTAG
- a CDS encoding metallophosphoesterase family protein — protein MVTRLLLISDTHLPTRARRLPDAVWRAIDAADVVIHAGDWVDTATLDAIEARSARFVGVYGNNDGADLRMRLPEFATAAIDGLRFGVVHETGSAAGREARMDARYGADERLDVLVFGHSHIPWDSTTPGGIRLLNPGSPTDRRRQPVCTIMTAVADAGTLRDVEIVPVER, from the coding sequence ATGGTGACCCGGCTTCTTCTCATCTCGGACACGCATCTGCCCACGCGCGCGCGCCGGCTGCCCGATGCGGTGTGGCGGGCGATCGACGCCGCCGACGTGGTGATCCACGCCGGCGATTGGGTCGACACTGCCACCCTCGACGCCATCGAGGCGCGGTCGGCACGGTTCGTCGGCGTGTACGGCAACAACGACGGAGCGGACCTGCGGATGCGGCTGCCCGAGTTCGCGACGGCCGCGATCGACGGGCTGCGCTTCGGCGTCGTGCACGAGACCGGCTCCGCGGCGGGCAGAGAGGCGCGGATGGATGCCCGGTACGGCGCCGACGAGCGGCTCGACGTTCTCGTGTTCGGGCACAGCCACATCCCGTGGGACTCGACGACGCCCGGCGGCATCCGGCTGCTGAACCCCGGATCCCCGACGGATCGCCGACGTCAGCCCGTGTGCACGATCATGACCGCTGTGGCGGATGCCGGCACGCTGCGCGATGTGGAGATCGTTCCGGTCGAGCGCTGA
- a CDS encoding SRPBCC family protein, which produces MAQVIETIDVDVPVTTSYNQWTQFESFPQFLHYVDEITQTDDTHTHWTVTIAGQTREFDTEITEQHPDERVAWNSINGDVNHAGVVTFHRLSDTTSRVTVQLDWEPTGAAEKVGSALGFDSRAVKKDLENFKELIEKQGTAEGAWRGEVN; this is translated from the coding sequence ATGGCTCAGGTAATCGAAACGATCGACGTCGACGTTCCCGTCACGACCTCGTACAACCAGTGGACGCAGTTCGAATCGTTCCCCCAGTTCCTGCACTACGTCGACGAGATCACGCAGACCGACGACACCCACACGCACTGGACCGTGACCATCGCCGGCCAGACCCGCGAGTTCGACACCGAGATCACCGAACAGCACCCCGATGAGCGGGTCGCCTGGAACAGCATCAACGGTGACGTGAACCACGCCGGCGTCGTGACCTTCCACCGCCTCAGCGACACCACGAGCCGGGTGACCGTGCAGCTCGACTGGGAGCCCACCGGCGCGGCTGAGAAGGTCGGATCCGCCCTCGGCTTCGACTCCCGCGCTGTGAAGAAGGACCTCGAGAATTTCAAGGAGCTCATCGAGAAGCAGGGCACGGCCGAGGGCGCTTGGCGCGGCGAGGTCAACTAG
- a CDS encoding pyridoxamine 5'-phosphate oxidase family protein codes for MTTAEQPSEHFAFDPRNEVHARAIARLSREEIAWIGSVGGDGTPHAVPVWFLWRDGRVLILSQPNTAKVRNLRRNDKALVHLEAGDDGEQLLVLRGTARLSPTPAGDWIAEIGREYSEKYADGLVREKLTMESMAASYSVVIEFLPKRLIAW; via the coding sequence ATGACCACTGCAGAACAGCCGTCCGAGCACTTCGCATTCGATCCGCGGAACGAGGTGCACGCCCGGGCGATCGCCCGGCTGTCTCGGGAGGAGATCGCCTGGATCGGGTCCGTCGGCGGCGACGGAACACCGCACGCGGTCCCGGTGTGGTTCCTGTGGCGTGATGGCCGTGTGCTCATCCTGAGCCAGCCGAACACCGCCAAGGTGCGGAACCTCCGGCGCAACGACAAGGCGCTCGTGCACCTGGAGGCCGGGGACGACGGCGAGCAGCTGCTCGTTCTGCGCGGCACCGCCCGCCTGTCGCCGACTCCGGCCGGCGACTGGATCGCCGAGATCGGCCGGGAGTACTCGGAGAAGTACGCCGACGGCCTGGTGCGCGAGAAGCTCACGATGGAGTCGATGGCGGCCAGCTACAGCGTCGTCATCGAGTTCCTCCCGAAGCGCCTGATCGCCTGGTGA
- a CDS encoding 1-phosphofructokinase family hexose kinase has product MIRTLGFSPSLDVVYTVDAVTLGAIHRPTRVLRTAGGKSLNVARSLVTLGRPAAAIVPLGGRIGELIVDLLQPSPIELTVVQTTSETRMCVTAADAASGTLTEFYERAPTPDPAAVTEILHHIDAGADGDILAISGAIPDGLDVAAVVAALARASARGVRIAVDVHGPALGAIVGGVHPWVVKVNRSEAAPLTGLAESADLAAHAARLREAGAGIVVLTDGADGSFAADADGSAWRATSARTAGAFPVGSGDAFFAGLLAELDDGCEVPRALLTAAACGGANADVAGAGVFDLATVEECRAMTRVVGESDSRADNG; this is encoded by the coding sequence ATGATCCGCACCCTCGGGTTCAGCCCCTCGCTCGACGTCGTCTACACCGTCGACGCCGTGACCCTGGGCGCCATCCATCGACCGACCCGCGTGCTGCGCACGGCCGGCGGCAAGTCTCTCAACGTCGCCAGGTCCCTCGTCACCCTGGGCCGCCCGGCTGCGGCGATCGTGCCGCTCGGCGGACGCATCGGCGAGCTCATCGTCGACCTGCTCCAGCCGAGCCCCATCGAGCTGACCGTCGTGCAGACGACGAGCGAGACCCGCATGTGCGTGACGGCGGCGGATGCGGCATCCGGAACCCTCACCGAGTTCTACGAACGGGCACCGACGCCCGATCCCGCCGCCGTGACCGAGATCCTCCACCACATCGACGCCGGTGCCGACGGCGACATCCTCGCGATCTCGGGGGCGATCCCCGACGGACTCGACGTCGCAGCCGTCGTCGCCGCCCTCGCTCGCGCCTCGGCGCGCGGGGTGCGGATCGCGGTCGACGTGCACGGCCCCGCTCTCGGGGCGATCGTCGGCGGGGTGCATCCGTGGGTCGTCAAGGTCAATCGCAGCGAAGCTGCTCCCCTCACCGGGCTGGCAGAGAGCGCCGACCTCGCGGCGCACGCCGCCCGGCTGCGGGAGGCCGGTGCCGGCATCGTCGTGCTCACCGACGGAGCCGACGGATCGTTCGCGGCCGATGCCGACGGCTCGGCCTGGAGGGCCACCTCCGCACGCACAGCCGGCGCCTTCCCCGTGGGCAGCGGCGACGCGTTCTTCGCCGGACTGCTGGCCGAGCTCGACGACGGCTGCGAGGTGCCTCGCGCCCTCCTCACCGCGGCGGCCTGCGGGGGCGCCAACGCCGACGTCGCCGGCGCCGGAGTCTTCGACCTCGCCACGGTCGAGGAGTGCCGGGCGATGACGCGCGTGGTCGGGGAGTCCGATTCCCGCGCCGACAACGGATGA
- a CDS encoding ABC transporter substrate-binding protein, whose translation MNGTSRSTPFLKTSGVLKASGLILGLSVLVALTGCSSQQGATTLDEDAKVQIDMWTGQTDDAEKLIEKLADEFEQDHPNVTINVSPGASSTEDLLQKISAGFAGDKYPDISYAFGSWAGQLESSGRTLDITDQVSEPDVKWDEFSASARATAQPTGAKTIGFPAIADNLSLIYNKTVFDAAGVDYPTDSWTWDDFRAAAKKLTDEASNTYGYAYSVSGSEETTWQFWPHLWQNGGAILNEDDTKAEFASDAGVDALTYLRDMAVDDKSIYLDQTDTKFGELFASDRIGMITSGPWQLFDLKTAGTQYGVVPLPGTDGDQQTVSGADIWALFDHKDKNREYWSYEFIKWLTDAAQDERWNVEIGNLPLRSSEIDSAAFQKQVETYPGLDVMAANMVNAKQPRPTIPGYVGLSEAIGGAISDVLQGQGEPKQALEDAAAQADDALSE comes from the coding sequence ATGAATGGCACCTCCCGCAGCACCCCCTTCCTGAAGACATCAGGGGTTCTCAAGGCATCCGGCCTGATACTCGGTCTCTCGGTGCTCGTCGCACTCACCGGCTGCTCATCACAGCAGGGCGCGACCACGCTGGATGAAGACGCCAAGGTGCAGATCGACATGTGGACCGGCCAGACCGACGACGCCGAGAAGCTGATCGAGAAGCTGGCCGACGAGTTCGAGCAGGACCACCCGAACGTCACCATCAACGTCTCGCCGGGCGCATCATCCACCGAAGACCTGCTCCAGAAGATCTCTGCCGGTTTCGCCGGCGACAAGTACCCGGACATCTCCTACGCCTTCGGCTCGTGGGCGGGCCAGCTCGAGTCCTCCGGTCGCACCCTCGACATCACCGACCAGGTGAGCGAGCCCGACGTCAAGTGGGACGAGTTCTCGGCATCCGCCCGCGCGACGGCGCAGCCGACGGGCGCCAAGACCATCGGCTTCCCCGCCATCGCCGACAACCTGTCGCTCATCTACAACAAGACGGTGTTCGATGCCGCCGGCGTCGACTACCCCACGGACAGCTGGACCTGGGACGACTTCCGGGCGGCCGCCAAGAAGCTCACCGACGAGGCGAGCAACACCTACGGCTACGCGTACTCGGTCTCCGGCTCCGAGGAGACGACCTGGCAGTTCTGGCCGCACCTCTGGCAGAACGGCGGCGCCATCCTCAACGAGGACGACACGAAGGCCGAGTTCGCCTCGGATGCCGGCGTCGACGCCCTCACCTACCTCCGCGACATGGCCGTCGACGACAAGAGCATCTACCTCGACCAGACCGATACGAAGTTCGGCGAACTGTTCGCCAGCGACCGCATCGGCATGATCACCTCGGGCCCGTGGCAGCTGTTCGACCTGAAGACGGCGGGCACCCAGTACGGCGTCGTTCCGCTTCCCGGAACCGACGGAGACCAGCAGACGGTGTCCGGCGCCGACATCTGGGCCCTGTTCGACCACAAGGACAAGAACCGCGAGTACTGGAGCTACGAGTTCATCAAGTGGCTGACGGATGCCGCGCAGGACGAGCGCTGGAACGTCGAGATCGGCAACCTCCCGCTGCGCAGCTCCGAGATCGACTCGGCGGCCTTCCAGAAGCAGGTCGAGACCTACCCCGGCCTCGACGTGATGGCGGCCAACATGGTCAACGCCAAGCAGCCGCGGCCGACGATCCCCGGCTACGTCGGGCTCTCCGAGGCCATCGGCGGCGCGATCTCCGATGTGCTCCAGGGCCAGGGAGAACCGAAGCAGGCGCTCGAAGACGCTGCCGCCCAGGCCGACGACGCCCTCAGCGAGTAG
- a CDS encoding histidine phosphatase family protein → MRLLLLRHGQTSSNVLGLLDTDAPGPSLTELGEEQAKEVPGALIGLAPGLQLPHAQVPDALFVSTVLRTQQTAVPVAQHLGLRGTVLPGVREIEAGDFEDRSDPESVRSYLEAAFAWAAGDVDQRIPGGPDGHEFFARFDAAIAEVVASGAGCALVVSHGMAIRAWAGSRAQNVGGDYAATHELDNTGLVTLDSDADGGWSLVDWHAEPIMGSHLVDESAVDPMKRTLAELEHPSGSVVD, encoded by the coding sequence ATGCGTCTGCTCCTCCTCCGCCACGGCCAGACATCCTCGAACGTCCTCGGCCTGCTCGACACCGATGCCCCCGGCCCGAGCCTCACCGAGCTCGGCGAGGAACAGGCCAAGGAGGTTCCCGGAGCGCTCATCGGGCTCGCGCCCGGACTTCAGCTTCCGCACGCCCAGGTGCCCGACGCACTCTTCGTGTCGACGGTGCTGCGCACGCAGCAGACCGCTGTGCCCGTGGCCCAGCATCTCGGCCTGCGGGGCACGGTGCTGCCCGGCGTGCGCGAGATCGAGGCCGGGGACTTCGAGGATCGCAGCGATCCGGAGTCGGTGCGCAGCTACCTCGAGGCGGCCTTCGCGTGGGCGGCCGGAGACGTGGACCAGCGCATCCCGGGTGGGCCCGACGGCCACGAGTTCTTCGCCAGGTTCGACGCCGCCATCGCCGAGGTGGTGGCTTCCGGAGCCGGCTGCGCGCTGGTCGTCAGCCACGGCATGGCCATTCGCGCCTGGGCCGGATCCCGGGCGCAGAACGTCGGCGGCGACTACGCCGCCACCCACGAACTCGACAACACCGGCCTCGTCACCCTCGACTCCGACGCCGACGGCGGATGGAGTCTGGTGGACTGGCACGCCGAGCCCATCATGGGATCGCACCTCGTCGACGAGTCGGCGGTCGACCCGATGAAGCGCACTCTCGCTGAGCTCGAGCATCCGTCGGGGTCCGTCGTCGACTGA
- a CDS encoding dihydrofolate reductase family protein, whose product MRRITVTNNISLDGVMQAPMSPEEDTRGGFTLGGWAVGAGADPELGAEMGKGMAASGAMLFGHRTYDNMAAFWPHQTDANPFTEHLNRTEKIVVSRDPSLEFSWQNSTLLAGEAVQTVAELKNTEGGDLSILGSGELVRALASAGLIDEYVLIIHPVLLGSGQRMFDGVRQDLTLLSSMTTATGIMLARYAPADR is encoded by the coding sequence ATGCGGAGGATCACCGTGACGAACAACATCTCGCTCGATGGCGTCATGCAGGCGCCGATGTCGCCCGAGGAGGACACCCGCGGCGGCTTCACCCTCGGCGGGTGGGCCGTCGGCGCCGGAGCCGACCCAGAACTCGGCGCCGAGATGGGCAAGGGCATGGCCGCCAGCGGTGCGATGCTGTTCGGCCACCGCACCTACGACAACATGGCGGCGTTCTGGCCGCACCAGACGGATGCGAACCCGTTCACCGAGCACCTGAACCGCACCGAGAAGATCGTCGTCTCGCGCGACCCGTCGCTGGAGTTCAGCTGGCAGAACTCCACCCTGCTCGCCGGTGAGGCCGTTCAGACCGTCGCCGAGCTGAAGAACACCGAGGGCGGCGACCTGTCCATCCTCGGCAGTGGTGAGCTCGTGCGAGCCCTCGCATCCGCCGGCCTCATCGACGAGTACGTGCTGATCATCCACCCGGTGCTGCTCGGCAGCGGGCAGCGCATGTTCGATGGCGTGCGGCAGGACCTCACGCTTCTCTCGAGCATGACGACGGCGACGGGCATCATGCTGGCGCGATACGCGCCCGCTGATCGCTGA